In Anticarsia gemmatalis isolate Benzon Research Colony breed Stoneville strain chromosome 4, ilAntGemm2 primary, whole genome shotgun sequence, one DNA window encodes the following:
- the Sur gene encoding sulfonylurea receptor isoform X1, with amino-acid sequence MEAVCVRNDSACEMRALAAALHSLNLYCASITAALMCCCAPIHKHYRHSKRWRGQDVRGVASLVLAVAWCCDAAASLLRPAETVHIVAALMGPLSWLAAAAFHVALWTRRSAAPILYLAIYWMLAAASSATILWQHYLAGMAVTHIEIYIQGVSLLMTLLISVVDCVCFYDEVTKRYRYDQKSNNIPNVCYKHNDTHFYSKVTFFWLNPLLTKGYKTPLDPDYLGELPDNERSIKYYREFAKIYNDKNNKNSSGNNPSLLSCYIRKVWPNFYIAGILKLFGDMIGVVPPLGLAIIIQYIEGPINVYDHSTRVSIEEYINNGYVMLLIVTLALIIQAFLSQNSTHLVTVEGTRLKTALQSMVYDKCMRLAPWTPTETNEDEETRLLHDPEENSCTRSGLITNLVSQDTYNIMSCVWICHYIWAIPLKIIVILYLLYTKLGISAIIGTAACVLIITPLQFFIGKKISDNSKDIAKCTDHRISKMTEIIQGIDVIKLYVWENLFKEKILQLREVELKLLNKDSMYWSFLTFTTQISSILITVITFTVYYFIDNNGRFTAVNVFAGLALFNQLTVPLLILPVTVLMVIQAMVSTKRLQDFLELPESNNVAEDKEVYVQNSKTDGSHELFLSEEVADKEIMDSNDPVIKDESDGAECVDQFSDDEVSNMPARIPDYIVSFKNAALTWGKSNDMLLEVDDLDIPAGKLIMVVGGTGSGKSSLLSAILGEMYLDRGDIVYNRCCTMWYAGQPPWLLEGSVRNNIVMDNPWCQRKYGRVLRATGLRPDLQLLPDGDATRLGSHGSPLSGGQRIRVCVARALYSSAALLALDEPLAALDAPLARHLVARALVPAARAGRTVIVATNRLELLHYADLIIAMEEGRVCGVGRAAAACSGALARWARLAGEARAAAARAGAGPPGGAARERSRLVRALSRARFQRMNSDEATWGISEAAGAHLLPEVQTCAGGSWRRRVTPRTRPPLSRQLSSPPPSMYNSKWRPDVRRAVSADESNSALQREASFLRRLLRPRPTRTLNRWTPRTLRRLISSDSESAPEENHNNDVPDESGVDSTPYSSLTSNGVDTNNAIVVDDESVADHKTEDAVSECAIWWEYARACKWWGGAYWVAAAATQALAMAADYWLTNVTAQSSDTELSDEQTWVGVRTYAAWCGCGALAAGAAQAAGAAGGAAARRALHERLLHATLRASHNHHRATPLGNTLHRFAADILVIDKKLPTAISRWAQLALLCTAAMLVNAIVAPWSLLASLPALFCYLTLQSVYLCNARELQCAEAQSAAGVVSLCAETCAGGSTIRAGRLQARMRTTFLRRLDTNHNTLLLLNSANRWLGLTLDLVGAASVSVSLGVCVFGGVSSGAAAGLAGAYSLLLPAYLAHLAKCRADLHLQLAALERIHTDTNIPQEDYRDDCPIPAGWQRNGKIEFENVSVQHEPGSPPILKNINLTISPGEKVAICGRSGSGKSTLLMTCAGATTVSSGRVLIDGEDIRRVPLRALRHRVVVVPQEPAMFSGTLRENLDPLAVHTDEEIWHCLRAVGLFDFVSAQPAGLECGVGGRGWSAGRVCRAAAARAALHARPAGALLLDEPAAALDAPAERALLAALAAVAPHTTILTVAHRISSVRGYSRGVVLEERGVAEQGPVAALLAQPTSRLARMLAAANRYN; translated from the exons ATGGAGGCGGTGTGCGTACGCAATGACAGCGCGTGTGAGATGCGTGCGCTGGCGGCCGCGCTGCACTCCCTCAACCTGTACTGCGCCTCCATCACCGCGGCGCTCATGTGCTGCTGCGCACCCATACACAAGCACTACAG GCACTCGAAGCGATGGCGAGGACAAGACGTGAGGGGAGTGGCCAGCCTTGTGCTGGCAGTAGCTTGGTGCTGCGATGCTGCGGCGTCACTGCTGCGTCCGGCGGAGACGGTGCATATAGTTGCTGCACTGATGGGCCCACTATCCTGGCTGGCCGCGGCTGCCTTCCACGTCGCTCTCTGGACCAGACGCTCAGCCGCACCTATCCTCTACCTCGCTATCTACTGGATGCTCGCAGCCGCCTCCTCAGCTACCATCTTATGGCAACACTACTTAGCCGGCATGGCAGTAACACACatagaaatatacatacaagGAGTGTCTTTACTGATGACATTGTTGATATCTGTCGTTGACTGCGTGTGCTTCTATGATGAG GTCACGAAACGTTACAGATATGATCAAAAGTCTAACAACATTCCTAATGTATGCTACAAACATAACGACACACATTTCTATTCGAAAGTCACTTTCTTTTGGTTGAATCCGTTATTGACCAAAGGATACAAGACGCCGTTAGATCCAGACTACTTGGGCGAGCTTCCAGATAACGAACGATCTATAAAATACTACAGAGAGTTCGCGAAAATATACAACGACAAGAAC aATAAAAATTCAAGTGGAAACAATCCCAGTTTATTATCATGCTATATTCGTAAAGTGTGGCCAAACTTCTATATCGCCGGTATACTAAAGTTGTTTGGAGATATGATTGGCGTCGTGCCGCCATTAGGACTGGCAATAATCATTCAATACATCGAAGGACCGATTAATGTTTATGATCATAGTACACGTGTGTCTATAGAAGAATATATCAACAATGGATACGTGATGCTGCTTATTGTTACGTTGGCGTTAATTATACAGGCATTCCTCTCGCAGAATTCAACGCATTTAGTGACGGTCGAAGGCACAAGATTGAAGACGGCTTTACAA AGCATGGTGTATGATAAGTGTATGAGACTTGCGCCCTGGACGCCCACTGAGACTAACGAAGATGAGGAGACTCGGCTCTTGCACGACCCTGAGGAGAACAGTTGTACCAGGAGTGGTCTCATCACTAATCTTGTGTCTCAAGATACATATAACATTATGTCGTGTGTCTGGATCTGTCATTACATTTGGGCAATACCTTTGAAG ATAATAgtaatactatatttattgtACACAAAACTGGGCATAAGTGCAATAATAGGGACGGCTGCGTGTGTCTTGATTATTACGCCACTGCAGTTCTTTAtagggaaaaaaatatctgaCAATTCTAAGGACATTGCAAAATGTACCGACCACAGGATCTCTAAGATGACGGAAATTATACAAGGCATAGATGTTATTAAACTGTATGTTTGGGAAAATCTCTTTAAAGAGAAAATTTTACAACTGAGAGAAGTGGAATTGAAACTGCTAAATAAAGATTCCATGTATTGGAGCTTTTTGA CCTTCACAACCCAGATATCATCGATTCTGATAACAGTCATCACTTTCACCGTGTACTACTTCATAGACAATAACGGTCGGTTTACAGCAGTCAATGTATTTGCTGGACTGGCACTGTTTAACCAGCTTACTGTTCCTCTACTCATACTGCCTGTTACCGTACTTATGGTGATTCAGGCGATG GTCAGCACGAAAAGGCTTCAAGATTTTTTGGAACTACCCGAATCCAATAATGTTGCGGAAGACAAGGAAGTGTATGTCCAGAATTCTAAAACGGACGGCAGTCATGAGCTGTTCTTATCTGAAGAAGTAGCAGATAAAGAAATTATGGATAGTAATGATCCAGTAATTAAAGACGAATCTGACGGTGCTGAGTGTGTCGATCAGTTTTCTGATGACGAAGTTAGTAATATGCCAGCTCGAATACCGGACTATATTGTTAGTTTCAAAAACGCAGCACTGACTTGGGGTAAAAGTAATGACATGTTGTTAGAGGTGGACGATTTAGATATTCCAGCAG gAAAACTAATAATGGTCGTCGGCGGCACCGGATCTGGGAAATCTTCATTGTTGTCTGCCATCCTCGGAGAGATGTATCTTGATAGAGGAGATATAGTGTATAatag ATGTTGTACAATGTGGTACGCGGGTCAACCACCGTGGCTGTTGGAAGGCTCTGTTCGTAATAACATTGTCATGGACAATCCATGGTGTCAGAGAAAATATGGGCGCGTTCTAAGAGCGACCGGTTTGAGGCCAGACCTGCAGCTTTTACCAG ATGGTGACGCAACGCGTCTTGGTAGTCATGGCTCGCCCCTGTCGGGCGGGCAGCGCATCCGCGTGTGTGTGGCGCGCGCGCTGTACTCGAGCGCGGCTCTGCTGGCGCTGGACGAGCCGCTAGCCGCGCTCGACGCACCGCTGGCGAGGCACCTGGTGGCGCGCGCGCTGGTGCCGGCCGCGCGCGCCGGACGCACCGTCATCGTCGCCACGAACAGACTCGAACTACTACATTATGCCGATTTG ATAATAGCTATGGAAGAAGGTCGCGTGTGTGGTGTGGGTCGTGCGGCAGCTGCGTGCTCGGGCGCACTGGCTCGCTGGGCGCGGCTGGCGGGCGAGGCGCGCGCGGCCGCAGCTCGCGCCGGCGCCGGCCCGCCCGGCGGCGCGGCCCGCGAGCGCTCGCGACTTGTGCGCGCACTCAGCCGAGCACGGTTTCAGAGAATGAACTCTGACGAGGCCACG TGGGGCATAAGTGAAGCAGCAGGTGCTCACCTTCTGCCGGAGGTGCAGACGTGTGCTGGGGGCAGCTGGCGACGACGCGTCACTCCACGGACACGACCACCGCTCTCCAGGCAACTGTCCTCGCCACCACCCTCCATGTACAACTCCAA ATGGCGGCCGGATGTGCGTCGCGCCGTCAGTGCTGACGAGTCGAACAGCGCGCTGCAGCGTGAGGCAAGCTTCCTCCGACGTCTGCTACGACCGCGACCTACGCGTACACTTAACAG aTGGACGCCAAGAACTTTACGTCGTCTAATCAGTTCTGACTCAGAGAGTGCACCTGAAGAAAACCACAACAATG ACGTACCTGATGAATCTGGAGTAGATTCAACACCTTATAGTTCGCTAACATCAAATGGCGTCGATACTAACAACGCGATCGTTGTTGATGATGAATCCGTGGCTGACCACAAAACAGAGGATGCTGTTAGTGAG TGCGCCATTTGGTGGGAGTACGCGCGAGCGTGCAAGTGGTGGGGAGGTGCATACTGGGTGGCGGCTGCAGCGACACAGGCGCTGGCGATGGCCGCCGACTATTGGCTAACAAACGTTACTGCACAAAGCTCAGACACTGAACTTAGTGACGAACAG ACATGGGTGGGAGTGCGCACGTATGCGGCATGGTGCGGGTGCGGCGCGCTGGCTGCGGGCGCGGCgcaggcggcgggcgcggctGGCGGCGCTGCTGCAAGGCGCGCGCTGCACGAGCGTCTACTGCACGCTACTCTACGCGCCTCTCACAACCACCATCGTGCAACGCCGCTCGGCAACACACTGCACCGCTTTGCCGCTGATATACTCGTCATAGACAAG AAACTTCCTACTGCGATTAGCCGATGGGCCCAGCTCGCCCTGCTATGTACCGCAGCGATGCTAGTCAACGCGATCGTCGCACCCTGGAGCTTGCTGGCTTCGCTGCCTGCTCTGTTTTGCTACCTCACTCTTCAGTCTGTCTATCTGTGTAACGCTAG AGAACTACAATGTGCGGAAGCGCAAAGTGCTGCAGGCGTTGTTTCACTTTGCGCCGAGACGTGTGCGGGCGGCAGTACGATCCGCGCTGGTCGTCTGCAGGCGCGCATGCGCACCACCTTCCTGCGCAGGCTCGACACTAACCACAATACGCTTCTGCTATTGAACTCTGCAAATCGCTGGCTAGGACTCACATTG GACCTGGTCGGTGCAGCAAGTGTGAGCGTGTCGCTGGGCGTGTGCGTGTTCGGTGGCGTGagcagcggcgcggcggcggggcTGGCGGGCGCCTACTCGCTGCTGCTGCCCGCGTACCTCGCTCACCTGGCCAAGTGCCGCGCCGATCTACACCTGCAGCTCGCCGCGCTCGAGCGCATACATACTGACACTAACATACCACAGGAGGATTACAGGGACGact GTCCAATACCAGCTGGATGGCAAAGGAACGGCAAGATAGAGTTTGAGAATGTCAGCGTCCAGCATGAACCAGGGTCACCACCGATACTCAAAAATATCAACTTAACTATATCGCCTGGggaaaag GTAGCAATATGCGGTCGGAGCGGTAGTGGTAAATCGACGTTACTGATGACGTGTGCGGGCGCGACGACCGTCAGCAGCGGGCGCGTGCTGATCGACGGCGAGGACATCAGGCGGGTGCCACTACGCGCGCTGCGTCACCGCGTGGTGGTGGTGCCGCAGGAGCCCGCCATGTTCTCCGGCACGCTGAGAGAGAACCTCGACCCGCTGGCCGTGCACACCGACGAAGAGATATGGCACTGTCTCAGAGCCGTCGGACTCTTTGACTTCGTGTCCGCTCAGCCCGCCGGACTAG AGTGCGGTGTGGGCGGTCGCGGCTGGAGCGCGGGGCGCGTGTGCCGCgcggcagcggcgcgggcggcgctgCACGCGCGGCCGGCGGGCGCGCTGCTGCTGGACGAGCCGGCCGCCGCGCTGGACGCGCCCGCCGAGCGAGCACTGCTGGCCGCGCTCGCCGCCGTCGCGCCGCACACCACCATACTCACCGTCGCG CACCGTATCTCATCGGTACGCGGATACTCTCGCGGCGTGGTGCTGGAGGAGCGCGGGGTGGCGGAGCAAGGTCCCGTGGCGGCGCTACTGGCGCAGCCCACCTCGAGGCTTGCACGCATGCTCGCCGCCGCTAACAGATATAACTGA
- the Sur gene encoding sulfonylurea receptor isoform X2, whose protein sequence is MVYDKCMRLAPWTPTETNEDEETRLLHDPEENSCTRSGLITNLVSQDTYNIMSCVWICHYIWAIPLKIIVILYLLYTKLGISAIIGTAACVLIITPLQFFIGKKISDNSKDIAKCTDHRISKMTEIIQGIDVIKLYVWENLFKEKILQLREVELKLLNKDSMYWSFLTFTTQISSILITVITFTVYYFIDNNGRFTAVNVFAGLALFNQLTVPLLILPVTVLMVIQAMVSTKRLQDFLELPESNNVAEDKEVYVQNSKTDGSHELFLSEEVADKEIMDSNDPVIKDESDGAECVDQFSDDEVSNMPARIPDYIVSFKNAALTWGKSNDMLLEVDDLDIPAGKLIMVVGGTGSGKSSLLSAILGEMYLDRGDIVYNRCCTMWYAGQPPWLLEGSVRNNIVMDNPWCQRKYGRVLRATGLRPDLQLLPDGDATRLGSHGSPLSGGQRIRVCVARALYSSAALLALDEPLAALDAPLARHLVARALVPAARAGRTVIVATNRLELLHYADLIIAMEEGRVCGVGRAAAACSGALARWARLAGEARAAAARAGAGPPGGAARERSRLVRALSRARFQRMNSDEATWGISEAAGAHLLPEVQTCAGGSWRRRVTPRTRPPLSRQLSSPPPSMYNSKWRPDVRRAVSADESNSALQREASFLRRLLRPRPTRTLNRWTPRTLRRLISSDSESAPEENHNNDVPDESGVDSTPYSSLTSNGVDTNNAIVVDDESVADHKTEDAVSECAIWWEYARACKWWGGAYWVAAAATQALAMAADYWLTNVTAQSSDTELSDEQTWVGVRTYAAWCGCGALAAGAAQAAGAAGGAAARRALHERLLHATLRASHNHHRATPLGNTLHRFAADILVIDKKLPTAISRWAQLALLCTAAMLVNAIVAPWSLLASLPALFCYLTLQSVYLCNARELQCAEAQSAAGVVSLCAETCAGGSTIRAGRLQARMRTTFLRRLDTNHNTLLLLNSANRWLGLTLDLVGAASVSVSLGVCVFGGVSSGAAAGLAGAYSLLLPAYLAHLAKCRADLHLQLAALERIHTDTNIPQEDYRDDCPIPAGWQRNGKIEFENVSVQHEPGSPPILKNINLTISPGEKVAICGRSGSGKSTLLMTCAGATTVSSGRVLIDGEDIRRVPLRALRHRVVVVPQEPAMFSGTLRENLDPLAVHTDEEIWHCLRAVGLFDFVSAQPAGLECGVGGRGWSAGRVCRAAAARAALHARPAGALLLDEPAAALDAPAERALLAALAAVAPHTTILTVAHRISSVRGYSRGVVLEERGVAEQGPVAALLAQPTSRLARMLAAANRYN, encoded by the exons ATGGTGTATGATAAGTGTATGAGACTTGCGCCCTGGACGCCCACTGAGACTAACGAAGATGAGGAGACTCGGCTCTTGCACGACCCTGAGGAGAACAGTTGTACCAGGAGTGGTCTCATCACTAATCTTGTGTCTCAAGATACATATAACATTATGTCGTGTGTCTGGATCTGTCATTACATTTGGGCAATACCTTTGAAG ATAATAgtaatactatatttattgtACACAAAACTGGGCATAAGTGCAATAATAGGGACGGCTGCGTGTGTCTTGATTATTACGCCACTGCAGTTCTTTAtagggaaaaaaatatctgaCAATTCTAAGGACATTGCAAAATGTACCGACCACAGGATCTCTAAGATGACGGAAATTATACAAGGCATAGATGTTATTAAACTGTATGTTTGGGAAAATCTCTTTAAAGAGAAAATTTTACAACTGAGAGAAGTGGAATTGAAACTGCTAAATAAAGATTCCATGTATTGGAGCTTTTTGA CCTTCACAACCCAGATATCATCGATTCTGATAACAGTCATCACTTTCACCGTGTACTACTTCATAGACAATAACGGTCGGTTTACAGCAGTCAATGTATTTGCTGGACTGGCACTGTTTAACCAGCTTACTGTTCCTCTACTCATACTGCCTGTTACCGTACTTATGGTGATTCAGGCGATG GTCAGCACGAAAAGGCTTCAAGATTTTTTGGAACTACCCGAATCCAATAATGTTGCGGAAGACAAGGAAGTGTATGTCCAGAATTCTAAAACGGACGGCAGTCATGAGCTGTTCTTATCTGAAGAAGTAGCAGATAAAGAAATTATGGATAGTAATGATCCAGTAATTAAAGACGAATCTGACGGTGCTGAGTGTGTCGATCAGTTTTCTGATGACGAAGTTAGTAATATGCCAGCTCGAATACCGGACTATATTGTTAGTTTCAAAAACGCAGCACTGACTTGGGGTAAAAGTAATGACATGTTGTTAGAGGTGGACGATTTAGATATTCCAGCAG gAAAACTAATAATGGTCGTCGGCGGCACCGGATCTGGGAAATCTTCATTGTTGTCTGCCATCCTCGGAGAGATGTATCTTGATAGAGGAGATATAGTGTATAatag ATGTTGTACAATGTGGTACGCGGGTCAACCACCGTGGCTGTTGGAAGGCTCTGTTCGTAATAACATTGTCATGGACAATCCATGGTGTCAGAGAAAATATGGGCGCGTTCTAAGAGCGACCGGTTTGAGGCCAGACCTGCAGCTTTTACCAG ATGGTGACGCAACGCGTCTTGGTAGTCATGGCTCGCCCCTGTCGGGCGGGCAGCGCATCCGCGTGTGTGTGGCGCGCGCGCTGTACTCGAGCGCGGCTCTGCTGGCGCTGGACGAGCCGCTAGCCGCGCTCGACGCACCGCTGGCGAGGCACCTGGTGGCGCGCGCGCTGGTGCCGGCCGCGCGCGCCGGACGCACCGTCATCGTCGCCACGAACAGACTCGAACTACTACATTATGCCGATTTG ATAATAGCTATGGAAGAAGGTCGCGTGTGTGGTGTGGGTCGTGCGGCAGCTGCGTGCTCGGGCGCACTGGCTCGCTGGGCGCGGCTGGCGGGCGAGGCGCGCGCGGCCGCAGCTCGCGCCGGCGCCGGCCCGCCCGGCGGCGCGGCCCGCGAGCGCTCGCGACTTGTGCGCGCACTCAGCCGAGCACGGTTTCAGAGAATGAACTCTGACGAGGCCACG TGGGGCATAAGTGAAGCAGCAGGTGCTCACCTTCTGCCGGAGGTGCAGACGTGTGCTGGGGGCAGCTGGCGACGACGCGTCACTCCACGGACACGACCACCGCTCTCCAGGCAACTGTCCTCGCCACCACCCTCCATGTACAACTCCAA ATGGCGGCCGGATGTGCGTCGCGCCGTCAGTGCTGACGAGTCGAACAGCGCGCTGCAGCGTGAGGCAAGCTTCCTCCGACGTCTGCTACGACCGCGACCTACGCGTACACTTAACAG aTGGACGCCAAGAACTTTACGTCGTCTAATCAGTTCTGACTCAGAGAGTGCACCTGAAGAAAACCACAACAATG ACGTACCTGATGAATCTGGAGTAGATTCAACACCTTATAGTTCGCTAACATCAAATGGCGTCGATACTAACAACGCGATCGTTGTTGATGATGAATCCGTGGCTGACCACAAAACAGAGGATGCTGTTAGTGAG TGCGCCATTTGGTGGGAGTACGCGCGAGCGTGCAAGTGGTGGGGAGGTGCATACTGGGTGGCGGCTGCAGCGACACAGGCGCTGGCGATGGCCGCCGACTATTGGCTAACAAACGTTACTGCACAAAGCTCAGACACTGAACTTAGTGACGAACAG ACATGGGTGGGAGTGCGCACGTATGCGGCATGGTGCGGGTGCGGCGCGCTGGCTGCGGGCGCGGCgcaggcggcgggcgcggctGGCGGCGCTGCTGCAAGGCGCGCGCTGCACGAGCGTCTACTGCACGCTACTCTACGCGCCTCTCACAACCACCATCGTGCAACGCCGCTCGGCAACACACTGCACCGCTTTGCCGCTGATATACTCGTCATAGACAAG AAACTTCCTACTGCGATTAGCCGATGGGCCCAGCTCGCCCTGCTATGTACCGCAGCGATGCTAGTCAACGCGATCGTCGCACCCTGGAGCTTGCTGGCTTCGCTGCCTGCTCTGTTTTGCTACCTCACTCTTCAGTCTGTCTATCTGTGTAACGCTAG AGAACTACAATGTGCGGAAGCGCAAAGTGCTGCAGGCGTTGTTTCACTTTGCGCCGAGACGTGTGCGGGCGGCAGTACGATCCGCGCTGGTCGTCTGCAGGCGCGCATGCGCACCACCTTCCTGCGCAGGCTCGACACTAACCACAATACGCTTCTGCTATTGAACTCTGCAAATCGCTGGCTAGGACTCACATTG GACCTGGTCGGTGCAGCAAGTGTGAGCGTGTCGCTGGGCGTGTGCGTGTTCGGTGGCGTGagcagcggcgcggcggcggggcTGGCGGGCGCCTACTCGCTGCTGCTGCCCGCGTACCTCGCTCACCTGGCCAAGTGCCGCGCCGATCTACACCTGCAGCTCGCCGCGCTCGAGCGCATACATACTGACACTAACATACCACAGGAGGATTACAGGGACGact GTCCAATACCAGCTGGATGGCAAAGGAACGGCAAGATAGAGTTTGAGAATGTCAGCGTCCAGCATGAACCAGGGTCACCACCGATACTCAAAAATATCAACTTAACTATATCGCCTGGggaaaag GTAGCAATATGCGGTCGGAGCGGTAGTGGTAAATCGACGTTACTGATGACGTGTGCGGGCGCGACGACCGTCAGCAGCGGGCGCGTGCTGATCGACGGCGAGGACATCAGGCGGGTGCCACTACGCGCGCTGCGTCACCGCGTGGTGGTGGTGCCGCAGGAGCCCGCCATGTTCTCCGGCACGCTGAGAGAGAACCTCGACCCGCTGGCCGTGCACACCGACGAAGAGATATGGCACTGTCTCAGAGCCGTCGGACTCTTTGACTTCGTGTCCGCTCAGCCCGCCGGACTAG AGTGCGGTGTGGGCGGTCGCGGCTGGAGCGCGGGGCGCGTGTGCCGCgcggcagcggcgcgggcggcgctgCACGCGCGGCCGGCGGGCGCGCTGCTGCTGGACGAGCCGGCCGCCGCGCTGGACGCGCCCGCCGAGCGAGCACTGCTGGCCGCGCTCGCCGCCGTCGCGCCGCACACCACCATACTCACCGTCGCG CACCGTATCTCATCGGTACGCGGATACTCTCGCGGCGTGGTGCTGGAGGAGCGCGGGGTGGCGGAGCAAGGTCCCGTGGCGGCGCTACTGGCGCAGCCCACCTCGAGGCTTGCACGCATGCTCGCCGCCGCTAACAGATATAACTGA